The nucleotide sequence TCCCCGACCAGAGGTGCTCTCGACAGGAAAGCTCAGGTGAGGGTCGCCCTCTCTCAGGGAAGCAGGGCGTGGGGTCTGGAGGTGATTGGTTTTCCTGCATGATCCACAGATGTCCCCAGGGATGAAGAGgaggggtgtgtgcgtgtgtgtgtgtatgtgtgtgtgtgtgtgtcccacaCGCAAGGCCCAAATAGCGAGACAAAGAAGGAGCCCCTAAGGAAGGCCTGCACAAAAGGGCCAAGCAGTGAAGCTCTAGGAGAGAAGTGGAGATGGAATCCACCCAGGGTCACCAGGAAGAAAGCAGTTGGACTCTGGCTTCTCCCACCACGGAGACCCCTTAACAGAATATTTCTGTTCGTGGGTCAAAGCCGGCAGTGAGTTGTATGCTATTTATTCATAATTCGAATGTTACActtcccttttttcctcttcagACTCAGGATCTTTCCCCAAAACCTCCTGGCCCCCGTGGCCTGTGACCTTGGGGACACGAGGCTGCCTTCGAGGCTCCCTTGCTCCTCcagccctcccttctccccattaGGCACTTGCCAGTCCTCATGTCGGCCACCGCGGGACCCAGCGTGGTGCCCACCAGGGACGTGGGAGAGATCTACAACTGGACGGAGCTGCTCCACTTCTTCAACCACACCCTGCCCGAGTGCCACATGGAGCTCAACGAGAACACCAAGCGCGTAGCCCTCTTCGTGCTCTACCTGGCCATCTTTGTGGTCGGGCTGGTGGAGAACCTCCTGGTGATCTGCGTCAACTGGCGGGGCTCGGCCCGTGCGGGGCTGCTGCGTCTCTACATCCTCAATATGGCCATCGCCGACCTGGGCATCATCCTGTCTCTGCCGGTGTGGATGCTGGAGGCCACGCTGGACTACACCTGGCTCTGGGGCAGCTTCTCCTGCCGCTTCACCCACTATTTCTACTATGCCAACATGTACAGCAGCATCTTCTTCCTGGTGTGCCTCAGCGTGGACCGCTACGTCACCCTCACCAACGCCTCTCCCTCCTGGCAGCGCCACCAGCACCGAGGGCGCCGGGCCGTGTGTGCCGGGGTCTGGGTCCTCTCGGCCCTCATCCCGCTGCCTGAGGTGGTCCACATCCGGCTGGTGGACAGCTTTGAGCCCATGTGCCTCTTCATGGCGCCTTTTGAAACATACAGCACATGGGCCACGGTGGTGGCCCTGTCCACCACTGTCCTGGGCTTCCTGCTGCCCTTGCCCCTCATCGCCGTCTTCAATGTGCTGACGGCCCGCCGGCTCCGGCAGACAGGACAGCCCGAGGGCCGGCGCCACTGCCTGCTGGTGTGTGCCTACATAGCCGTCTTTGTCATCTGCTGGCTGCCCTACCACCTGACCCTGCTGCTGCTCACACTTCACGGGACCCACATCTCCCTCCACTGCTACCTGGCCCACCTGCTCTACTTCTTCTACGACATCATTGACTGCTTCTCCATGCTCCACTGTGTTGTCAACCCCATCCTTTATAACTTCCTCAGCCCGAGCTTCCGGGGCCGGCTCCTCAACGCCGTGGTCCATTACCTTCCCAAGGTCCAGGTCAGGGAGGGCAGACatgcctccacctcctcctcctcctccacccagcATTCCATCATCATCACCAAGGAGGGCATCCAGCCCCCTGCAGCtggcccccaccaccacccaagcCTGAACCTCCAGGCAGCAAATACCCCACCCACCTCCGCTCCTCAGTCTCTTGTAGCCAGCTGAGGAAGAGTCCAGTGTCCTCCACCAGTGAAGTAGAAAGCTAGAAGTAGGTGAGAGATCTGGGGAGAGGGGGGTGGCATGGGAGAGGGTCAGAGTACTCATGGCCAATATTAAGTATGTCTTCAAATAttgaggtggggatggggagggaggtggggagggaggcaggcaggggaagAGAGCAGATCCTTGGCGTTGTACTATTTGAAACCATCCTTGTGCCGAAGGGAGAGATGCAGGGgaaaaggtgaaataaagaaTAGAGAGAGACACGACTCTGAATCTCTGAACAAGTCTGCACTGCAAGCTGGGTTTGGGAATGGAGCTGAGGCCAAAGAGATGCTCAGCAAAAACCACCCCGGCCGGAAAGAGCGAGCTCCACAGGAACCGCACACAACTTTCCTTTTGTGTTTGCGCTTGTTGACCTCCCAGCACATCATGCAGGCTGCAGGGACAAGAGGCCAGAGGCCAAGGAGCCAGGAGGCCTCAGCAGGCTGTTTCCCAGCAGTGCATCCTCAATGCGATGATAAATGGAGCGGGTGGGGACAGCAGGGGCGGGTGAGGCCGAGGTCTGAGACAGGCACCCTGCAGCTGGGAGGACTCTCCTCCCCCACCATTCAGGAAAGGGCTTGCTGACACTCTCCTCCTTGTCCATCCtgatccccctccccccacaagcAGAGGAGCTGTCCCGAAGTCCATGCTGCTCATagcccctctgcccccagctctGGGTCTAGCACGTTTCCAGacttctgcccccagtccctctccttctctctggaTCCCAGGAAAATATCAAGGGACAACCATTCTGGGAGCAGACTTCAGGATGGGCAGCAGCAGGCACTCACAGGTGCTCTGTCCCTCAATCCTGCCCCTGCAGAGGGTGGGAAGTGGAAATCCTCCAGTTCTGTCACAGGGCAGAGGCCTGGTGTCTCCTAAGTCAGTTTTCACCCTCAGACTTCTTTCTTCCTGGCCAAGTCTCCTCATAATTTTCCTGTCCAGCAACTTCTATTCACACTTGTCCTATAGACAGGAACGGAAGTCCTCTTGCCAACACGGAGGTCTTCTGGAAAGGACTGTATATACCAGTTTGGGAAACTAGGACCTTGTCCACGAAGCACTCTGACTGAAGTAAAGCCTCAGAGCAGGCCCCAGCCTACCAGTCCTGAGCCCTCCGCCTCTGCACCCTGCCTGCGGAGAATTGAGGGGCTTGTGGACACAATCACTGAGACCTTCTGTCCTGCTCaagtgctcagttatgtctggaATGTTTAATTTGGAATAGCTACTCACTGACCTGGAGGGCCTCCCCCTCTGCTCTTGGAAATCTGAGATGCATTAAACAGATTCACCAGATGCATTAAACATGTGCTCCAGAACTGTATGAACCCATTTGTCAGGAGCACCAAGGGAAGTCCGTTTAACTCCCTCTGCTCACTGGACTCAAACCTGAAAAAGGGTCTTTTTATTTAAAGGGTCTTCATGCTacaagaaggcaatgccaccccactccagtactcttgcctggaaaatcccatggatggagaagcctggtaggcttcagtccatggggtcgctaagagtcagacatgactgagcgacttcactttcacttttcactttcatgcattgaaggaaatggcaacccactccagtgttcttgcctggagaatcccagggatgggggagcctggtgggctgctgtccattgggtcacacagagtcggacacgactgaagtgacttagcagtagcagcatgctacaaggagaaggcaatggcaccccactccagtactcttgcctggaaaatcccatgggcggaggagtctggtaggctgcagtccatggggtcgcgaagtcagacatgactgagcgacttcactttcacttttcactttcctgcactggagaaggaaatggcaacccactccagtgttcttgtctggagaatcccagggatgggggagcctggtggactgccgtctctggggtcgcacagactcggacatgactgaagcgacttagcagcagcatgctacaAACCACTGCTCAGTAGTACAGAGCTGGAGCCTTTTTCAACTAGGGGAGTCCAGGAACCTAACAATGCAGAGAATGTATTATAAAGACTTTCCTCCCCTGTGCCCACATAAAAACCCAGCCCAGATCCAATGCCCTTATTACTGCCGCTCCCAAATCAGGCTCCAGAAGTTCCCTCAAGGAAACCCAGATCTACATCTCTGTTACATTCTAGGTTACCTGAGGCCACTTTCCCAACATCTTCTTTTCTCACAGACTCCACTTTGGCAACCAGTGATCACTCTGATAGCACAGGTACTTCCTTAGGGCCTGAGAAGCAAGGGGCTGATGGCAGCAAGGCTCCCGGCTCTGTGTTTGCTGAGCACTGATGGGGGCCAGGTCCAATCCGTGTGCCCTGAGACCAAGGGAACCATGTCACATCCTAACTCCAGGTCTGTCTCCTCTCTGTAGGGGAACGTTGGTTACCAACCTCATGAAATTAGGCCAAACCTCTGCCCCCTCTCTGAATTTGCCTCTCTCCATTCCGACACACCATGTCATGTTGAATGGCACCAGCAAGACAATTTGTGACCAACCCTCTGATCCAACCAGACATTAGTAGAATCCCACTGCTCTCTCTGGGCCAATAAAAGATTCCCCTTAGAGATGGTCCCTCTGAAAAGGTTGGGTCATTGAGTTAATTTTCCACTAAAAACAGATCAAGTCAACCCCGGGGAATTCCAGCTACAGGAAAGGAAATGTGCTACCTGAAAGAACTCTGGCATCCGCTGAGCAGAATATTGCTACTGAGAGGGTGGATGGCCCAGATACTCTGAACTGTGAGGGATGAGCAGACCACAGTAAATAGGAAAAGAACGACAgtttcaaatttccttttttttattctaaataaaaacCACACTTTGTGCTGAACAATGGAATATAAAAGAATCAGATGTACAACGATTTTAGACATCTACTATTTGAGAAAAGAagtttacaaaatatacaaaacttTACAGCAATAGATAGTAAACACTTAAATATTAGGAGGTCAGTACTTATTAATTTAATGGAAGGAGTTAAATGTCAACAACTCTTCTCAGTTTCATAAGAGATGTAGCTAgtagaggtgggaggggaggggggactgGACAGGGGAAGGGTGTTAAAGAAAACATCCAAAGTAAAAGTTCCATTTTCATTCTGATATGACGTTTACCATGAGTAAGCACATTGAAACAAACGCTGTGTGCCCTGCTTCCTGATTCGTTCAGTGCAGGATTTAGGGAAAAGGACACACGAGGATTCCCAGATGGGCAGATTTCTGCACACAGCCCACTTCCATGCCAACAAAATCACGTCCGTATATGAAGAAGTGTAAATTCACTTCCAAAGTTGAATAGTCTGAGGGTCGGAGGGTGATAGGGCACAGCAGATGGTCAGAAGAGGAATATTCACCAGCAGCAAAACCTGACTGGGGAAAAGATCATTAAACTCAGAGGTTTCCTAGAGACAAAAGGGTACTCATAGACTAGAAGAATGTCAAAAAGAATTTTTACCTATTTCTTGactcccatccccacctccttTCTTCCCAACTGGCCATGAACTAGAGACTCCCTGGAGTCTGAAACTTTAGGACCAAACACCAGGGTACAGCAGAGCTTCCCGGCAGGTCCTGTAGCATCAGTGAGTCATGGATGGGCAGAGGAGCGCCACGATACTGATCCCTTCCTCTGGCCACAAGCAGCTGTTTACAGTGTGCCATTAGaataacaggggcttccctggtggctcagatggtaaagaatctgcctgcaatgcaggagacctgggttggatccctgggtcaggaagatccccttgagaagggaatagctacccaacccagtatccttgcctggagaatttcatggacagaggagcctggcaggcaacaaacagtccatggggttgcaaagagtcagaacgactgaacaactaacacaagAACATTACGAGTATCACCCTTTCCCTTAGGAAAAAAGATGAGAATGGCCTTGTGTTTGCTTTAATGCTCTAGTTGCCACAAAATTCTTAATAGTTTTTAAACAAAAGGCTCTATAAATTATATAGCCAGTCCTGAGtactgaacaagaaaaaaaggtgggggatgaaaaagaaaagacattcaaGGATCAAACAGAACGAACCTTGGAATGATACAGCAGAAGACCGTGCTAAACTGGGCTCCAGGGCAGAGGGCAACACAACCCAATGAACAgacaattgaaaatattttaaattcagaataaaattaaTACCTTCCACCAGGTATCTTAGAGTGCCCTTTGCCACAATATAGTGTTTCAAGTAAAAGAGTGCAGAAAAGAGTGGCTGGTGGCAGAGGAAGCAAACATGACTCCAAACAGAGGAAGGGTTGAGGTGTGAATACGGGGGACACATGGGGGACAGTGTTTGGTCAATGAGCCTCATGAGCTACTGACCCTGCTACATGTCTGACTGCAGCCAACCAAGCCACCCTGGTTAACCACTTGGCCTCAGGAGGATCAGGGGGTGCAGTCTTTTATTTAGTGTTAGGGGTAAAGTTTCAAGGATTTGCTTTTTGGTTTACTGGCAAAAAGGGAAAACTTCACAGTTTCAGGTTAAGTATACAGACTACCCAGCATCAGTGATAACCCTCTGTTAAGGAAAAGGGTTTCTCCAGCATACTGATCCATTCTCAGCTACCCAGCTGGCTTCTAGGGAGTAGCCCCACTCTCAAATCTGGCCATTCAAAACTCAGTCCTCACCCACAATCTGGGAGAAAAAGCACTCAGGCTTGAAAAGCTGAGAAGATAGTTGACTGTGGTCTTTTACACACTTTCCTTCTTAAATGACTAATGGGAAGAAAGGAAGCAGTCAGTCAGGGATGAAAAGTCTCAGCACCGCTTTCTAACAAGAAtgtcccaagggaacatttaactCATTGGATTCTGATAGTGAAAGCTGGCCACTTGATAAGTCCCTTCAAGTAATGGTCACCTCACTGGACAGCTTTGCACACAAAACTCCAAGGCTTTATTATAAGTTAGGGCTGGGGGGAGATCCGGGGGCAAGTCCAAAAGGGCCCCAGGGCTTTGGTTTACTTGTATGTGTTACTATAACTTCCCAACTTCAGGAAGAATGAGAAAATATGCAAACAGGGCCTTCGTGTGATCTTATCCCCTCAACCCAGTCCCCAACCTACTCAACCACAGGATGGAAAGGGGATAAAAGGTCCAGGGATTTAACAAGCCTCAACTTTCTAGAATTTATATCCATTCCCTAAAGGGCTCCCTGGGTTTATTCTGCAAGACACTTATCTGGAGAGAAAAGCATTTGCTTATTTAAAGGCTTGACCTGTTCTCCCCTAGTTCAAGCCCCTGTTCCCCAAATATCTGGCCAGGACTGTCCCCTGGAATATGGCTACTTGCTGGGGAGAAGCTCATTTTCCTGAAGTCTCTTAGCCAACAGAGATGCTGGGTAATatgtatacaaaaacaaaaataaataaatattaatgtccAAAAAGGCTTTGTGAGTTAATTAAAACTACTTGCTTGTAAAACAGCCCGGGGTGCTGCTGAGTCCCacgaggggcaggggcagggccaaGGCCAGGGCCCCCCAGAGCTCGCCTGAGCAGGTGAGGTAGTATGGGTTTTGGAGGTGCCACCTTGTGAGATGCGAGATCCGAGGGCTCTCTCCCTCAAGCCTTCTTTGGGCAAGATCCCCTCAAAAGGCAACTAAGAACAGAGTCAACCAGCAACCCCGACTGGGGTTTACCCAGTCACCTGGAGAGGGCTTGAACCAGCTGTTGGTCAACAGCGCCCTCTGGTGGCCATACAATGACAGATCAGGATAAATCCAGCAGGTCAAAGGTGAGCTGCCAAAACTCTGGCCCAGTGAGCACAAAGTAAACAACAGGTTACCTGACTGGGACAGACAGAATGTACATCCAGCTACTCGGGTCCCTTTAATCCTGAAGGGCTCACAGTCCACCCCTCCACCTCATGGGGTCTTCACATCTACACTATAGGCCAAAAACACTTCTAGGTGGGAGACTGGATGCAAATTAAGGCTGCTGCTTCAGAGACATCCCCACCCTTCCACCAGGAAACTCAGGGTCGAGGGAGGCCAGATGATTGATGACTACATCAAAGTGGCTCCCTGTCTTTTTTGCCCACAGGGAAGGCCTGACATCCTAGGCCACCACTCCGTAAGATCACATTTCTTTGGAATTGAGGGGAAAAGAGAAATCTCCCTTCCTGTCCATCCCAGGCTGCTGCTTTCAGCAGCACTGCAGGACACCTCTTGCGGCTGGCTACGATTCATCCCAAAGCTTATAGACCTAAACAGAAAGCTTTGTCCCCGGTTTGGATCTAGCTGCCAAGAGATTTTACTGTCCAATCAGCAGATTAGAGCCCTGGAACAAGCAGGCCCCTCATCCCTGACAGCTTGCCCCTGCTAAGGGATGGGACCAGGACCCAAGGGTGAGCTGCCTTGTCTTTTCTGAATGACCACATTCCCAAAATCTCTCCTGGCTGGCTGTCCCGGTTGGAGATCCGGCAGTAATACCCACAGTGAAAACCTCTCTCCACCTCCTCTGTTCAGTGAGGCTGTTGGTTGGATTCTTAGCAGCATAAAACCTATCAGTAAACTAAAACTCAAGAGGCTGGGGAAGGGAATCTAGCTGACACCAACTGCCTGATGAGATCCCAAAACCAGCCTCCAAAGAATCAAAGACACAGCCCTCCACGGACAAGAACAGGTAAGGAGGTAAACATGACAGGGCCGCTGCTTCTCAGAAACAGTTAGTGTTCATGTGCTATgtattcttttgtcttctttaaaCACAGGGCAGAACAGAATTCCTAGCAAGGCAAAACTGTAACTTCAGCTGGGGCAGGACCAACAGCCATTAGAAAACCAATGTCCTGGCTGCCGCCTGGGAGCTCCCCCTGGCTCTGCTGGGACCCAGTCAGCTGTCTGGgttcttttctgcttctttggaATGAATAATGTACATGAAGGTTTGCTCGATGGTGAAGTCGGGTGGGAGGCTGCCTTTGTGCACACCGACATGCTTGCTCATGAGGTTAAGGGTAGAGCTGTAGTGGCCACAGACCGTGCAGCGATACATGAGAGCCCCCGAGTGCGTCTTCAGGTGGCACTTGATGGTCGAGCGGCCTCGGAAGAAC is from Bubalus bubalis isolate 160015118507 breed Murrah chromosome 4, NDDB_SH_1, whole genome shotgun sequence and encodes:
- the GPR182 gene encoding G-protein coupled receptor 182 produces the protein MSATAGPSVVPTRDVGEIYNWTELLHFFNHTLPECHMELNENTKRVALFVLYLAIFVVGLVENLLVICVNWRGSARAGLLRLYILNMAIADLGIILSLPVWMLEATLDYTWLWGSFSCRFTHYFYYANMYSSIFFLVCLSVDRYVTLTNASPSWQRHQHRGRRAVCAGVWVLSALIPLPEVVHIRLVDSFEPMCLFMAPFETYSTWATVVALSTTVLGFLLPLPLIAVFNVLTARRLRQTGQPEGRRHCLLVCAYIAVFVICWLPYHLTLLLLTLHGTHISLHCYLAHLLYFFYDIIDCFSMLHCVVNPILYNFLSPSFRGRLLNAVVHYLPKVQVREGRHASTSSSSSTQHSIIITKEGIQPPAAGPHHHPSLNLQAANTPPTSAPQSLVAS